Genomic DNA from Asterias amurensis chromosome 2, ASM3211899v1:
ttaaaggaacgttacagaattggtaaaaaaacaataatcgtgaagatcacatacttacataaaacttacacggtctaatgatgatgatagttgaaaacatcactcaaaatatatctgtatgaaatgtcatatttggtgagaaataaataatcaaacttCGGGTTGGAgttttatcgctcagtgagcgttttattcatttttactttggcatcgatgcaatgcaaaatttgtaatcagtttttcactattctctcgtgatgatggctgatcgatctcaaacttctacaggtttgtcagtttatgtatatggtggattgcataaagtgcttacactgccagcaactgttttgttagcaaaaaccaattctgtaatgttccattAAATATAAATGGTTTGTTTCTGATAAAGTTACAAGAAAAATACTGAGTAACACTAACAGAAACATTTGTTGTAAGAAGCCAACTTTAGATTGAAACTCAAGTTTCAGATTCTATTTTACATAGAACTGTCCTGTTGGACAGTGAAGTCATAGTTGTTCTTGtttaaagggcactggacatgttttgtAACAACTCAAAACTATATATTTGCGTAAAACAAACTTGCTCATTAGCAACGGactgctgttgatagtataaaacattttgagaaatgactccctcggCTCTGAAGTAACGGTAGTTTTTAAGAACAAGGTTATTTCTCACCAAAACGATTGAATCTGACAAAGACTtgaagcctttttcaggcatctgaaagcacacaaatttgtgcaactagggtgttttttctttcattattttcttaaagCTGCGAtaaccaattaagccaaattttcacagattttatattttatgcaaatgttcgGATGCACCAAGTGTTCTTTCAAATAAAGTGAAATGGAGTTTCAAGTAAGAAGCCATGTCTAAGGGTGGCTCTCATAAGCTCCAACAAGTATAGCTTTGCAGGAACATCCACATTCAAAGACATCTCCAGAATGACCTTGCTCAAGCTGGAGAATGAGGATTTTAGAAACATTAACTTTTAAAGGCCTCCATCTTAATACTTTTCTGAACTCTTCTTTCTCACCAGGAGCTTGAAGACACAGCCCGTGTTTTCCAAGATGCCATTCACAAGCTCCAGCATGAGTACAAGCGTCTGAGTCATATTCAGTACTCAGACGAGGAGGAAGATGGAGGCTCGTTTGCAACATCGGAACAGAAACTCAACAAGTTGTGCGTCCGCAACCGCAAATGTTTGTCAAGGGTAGGTTTGCCCCCTgaccccccccctcaaaaaaaaaaagtttaaacaaaatacaatttataaGAGTGGTTTTTGGAAAAAGAGTTATGCTGAAGTCAAACTTGCTCTACAACAGGTCCCATTCGCATTTGGATTAATCTTTTGAGACATGATGTACAACcaataagaaaaaaacagttgGAACATCTGATATTTATTAGCATGATTTAAGAGGatgtgtgtttttaaaacaaagataaAGCAATATTGCAATATGAATGGATTTTTGCAATGATGTTGAAACTGAAAgataaatctttgtgaaatttgttTACCCACTATCATGTCTACTACAAGGATCTGAAAGCAATGTCTAAATTTATAGTGAAGACTGTTACTTTAGTAATTTGATGCTTTTAATTGTAATGAGTACATGTGAATACTTTGTTACAGTTGATGGCAGTGGAATGGGAAGCGGAGAAGAAGTCAGAGTCTAGTTCTGAGTTGAGTTCTGAGATCAGCTCCGACGACCTGACCGACCAACAGGATTCAGACTGCTCCGAGAACTCCTCAGAATGTTCAAGCTGCCTCAGCCACAAGAGGGACACGCAGACGTTTGCCGAGTTGGAGTCTATCAGTGAGGAGGAGGTGCCTGAGGGACAGAGACCCACCGATCTGGAATCCTGCCGAGACTTCGTCCAGAGTCTCGCCGCTCAGGTGGAAGCCATGCAGGAGGCCATTCGCAAGAGCAAAGAGAGCATCCTGGAAGTGTCGGACAACAAGAAAGCCTGCGTGCGCAATAAGCACAGCTCCAAGAAGAAACTGCGCGTCGGGAGCGACGTTTATTCAGACGTGGCGGAGGAAGAGCCTCCGATACCAGACTACGTGTACAGTCTGAATGGCTCTGGGATGGAGGATGACGGCAGCTATGAGACTCCCATGAAGTGCAGGGAGAAAGCTCAGAATGGGTCGGTCCTCCACAATAAcaaccatcatcatcatcacaacCACCATCAGAGTAGCCTGAATAACAGCCTGGATCAATCCGAGTACGAGGAGGTATTGAGGGTACCACGCCGCCATCACAGCAGACCGGAGTCCAGTCAGAATTACATGGCCGTCTCCTCCATGTATATAAACACTGAACTCCCCATGAGCAACTTGTTGAGAACTGATGATAATAACCATAAGGTCagccagaaaaaaacaaccgtGGATGACACGGCGATTTATGAGTTTCCACCGGCGGAAGATTGCTCAGAAATCGGTGAGGATTGTGGTAGCAGTTTGAGGGGAAGTCTGTCATCCAATAACCACGATGACATCATTTACAAATATGATGGACCGATTGTTTTCGGCTCCACTGACACCAGCGAGGTTGTACACATCGAGGAGAGGGACAGTGTAAAGAAATGGGATCCGGTAAGTAAGTTCAACTTCAACTCTGAACTACATGGTAATGCATCACTTCTTTTCTGTTTGCAGGAAATATTGATAAAACTATTGATTAATAAGGAAATTTAACAATTAACAAGGattgtgtcgtggccgagtggtttaaaGCATCAAATTTAAGTTCTGCTGtcaagtcatcagagtgtgtgtttaaatcccggtcatgacacttgtgtcctaggGAAAGATGCTTACTTTATtatttgcttctcttcaccaagtGGTATACCTGCAAGTATTACTTAAAAGAGGTTGATATTGataaagcctttggagcgctatgTTTGCCCggggttgtacatgtataatccCCAGGGAGCTGGGCCCAATGACATTGACACTAATGTGAGGCACATTGAAacattgttgtaaaatgcactatataagtatatattttaaattattacaTAAATGTGCAGAAAAACACACACTGAATAAAGTTAGGTGtactaaaaggcagtggacactaatgaaaattactctaaataattattagcataaaaccttatttggtaacaagtaatggagagctgttgatagtataaaacattgtgaaaaacggctccctctgaagtgacgtagttttcgagaaagaagtaattttccgcgaatttgattttgagacctcagatttagaatttgaggtctcgaaatcaagcatctgaaagcacataactttgtgtgacaaggtgtttttttctttcattattataacgCAACTCCGACCACTGATTtaactcaaactttcacaggttttttattttatgtatttgttgagatacaccaaatgtaggactggtctttgacatttaccaatagtgtccaatgtctttaagaagGCTGTTCATGTACTACCCAGCCATGCGATGATTGTGATTCCTGGCAAGAATCATAACAAATTAAACTATACTAAATTAGGATCAGATTGACcctagatttgtttttaaaatcaagATAACATTTGAAGACAGCTTGGCCTAATGTTGTCCTTTCTTTTTAAGTGCATCTTACAGTACAGTTTGATTGTACCTGTTTTTAATCTGAgataaaaaaccaaaacaaagctTACTAATAAGTCTCGTAGTCTTTTGCTTATTAAAAGCAATTTTAATTTGATCCTTCCTTAATAACGGATATTGTTTTCAGAAAAACAGAAAAGGTTGCTGTACCCAAATGACAGATTTCTGACACCTTTTTCACTGTAGAACTGGATGACTGGTCTAGTCATGCTTTTTACCCTTGGCCATTTTCAGTAACTTCCTGTGGGCAAAGCGTCCTACTTATAGGATGGCTTTAATACAAGCCCCCCCCCTTTCTTAAAAGTGTTTGATACCTTTTAAAGGGTAAAGTCTCAAATCTCAGTATAGAAGCCAAAGTTGCGCGCAGCCGCGCATTTCTGACAGCTGTTTTAAGAAgttggtttattttaaaaacttaatcCAGAACAGTTTTACCCCGGAAGCATTTCATTGCTGGTGggaatgtttctttttgtcaAAGTGACTTGCGCATGTTGTGGCACTTTGTTTTAACAGCTTCATGTACTTCCTTTCCTACAATCTCCCAGATGGTTCTTTCTAAACATGATTGATGGTGGTTTAAGCTGTGAATGTGTATGGGAGGTAGGGGAGGGGGTTTAGGCTGGATACATGaatcccggttcatacttcttgagaATGAGAAGGCAAAGCGAATTTTGAAGGCACGGTGTTcgcagtgaatgtttcgcaTGAGTTGAGCCCAtttcaactgttgcaaattatccGTTTCGAAtttgtgacctcaaaatttgtatcgcattcgcattcgaggaagtatgaaccggcttAACTGCGAGGCAACAGAAGCATTTTCCAATTATGCCCCTGGCCACTGCCTTGTTGCCCCCTTGTGAAATGTTCCAGATGCTCATTCTCCTCACAACCTTCCGTTTAAAGTTTGCAAAGTATTATACTTGGGGGGCCAATGCTTGGTACTTTCAAAGACATTGAGAACTAAATGTTATTACTTGCATTGTGGATTTGGCAAATCTGAAATCGCTGAGGATATTCAAATGAAACGCTTGCTCCGTGTGGGTTCAGGTAATGCAGTAATTCTTCCTACTGTTGCCcttggaattttgttttaactttcacTATATAGCCTGAAAATAAATACTTCACCATGcatagggtggggggggggggtactgagTAAAGTTTCcctacttttttttctggggACCAAATATTATGACTGCTGATGATTAACAAACCCATCTACTAATAAATCCACCTTGAGTCTTCAAATTGCAGTGTCATTATCGCTCATCCAGCATTTGGATGTTGCAAGGTTAAGATTGTGAAAAACTTTATTTTCTGTATCAAGGCCTGTTCATACTATGCATAGTGCATGTATACGTTTCAATCTGCATTTTAAAGATAAGGTTAAGGTTTAATTTAAAAGCTACTATGTATTAACTACATCCGTAGTGTATTCGTTACCCTAAGATCGGTGAAGTTTATCTGCCACAGTGAGGTGGTTTGAAAGAGAGCTTGACTTCATATGCGTTCATTAGCAGTAATTACATACAGAAGCATGAGGAGTACTCtctttttgtcttaaaatagtttttagtcTTAAAATAGTTTAAAGACACATAGGCTAAAACACTTTACACGCCAGTTGATAGAACAAATTGGACACACAAAAGTTGTACAGTATGTTGGTtgttaacccccccccctaaaacaaaataatatcaaagagTGAAGAAcaaaactttttcttttttaactttaaatattttataacTAAGATCCAATTCATAAGGAAATGAAGATACCATATGAAAACCCCctagattgcagagtagggctttacATCCCAAAGATAAATGAATGTAAGTAGGCTTCCCCTCGTACTCAGAAGCTTTCACACTTTGTGCTCATAGTTTAGGTTTTgtttcaacagcctatcacatccatATATATACTGTTGGTACTTTGCACACATACAGTACATCATAAATTCACTTTCTTTCTATTAAATTACTTTCTAAGAGGCAAACTTTTcctgattgttttttttctttctgggaACAAGCGATTAGTTTCAGTGTCATTTTCCTTGTTGCTTAATTTGAATCTGCAGTATAGTACAGTCTGTACCAAGTTGTCTTTTAATACAGAATATATTGTCTCACTGTATATGTACTAAACAATTGAAAGGCATTGGGTTATCCAGTCAAGTTGAATCTTTTAAAACTTTCATTTTAAACGTTTCAACTTTGATACTTGAGGACAAATAATTTGTGTATTTCAGAGGATTTCTTTACTTGCAATGTACTTTTTTGTTTCCACATTTGTGATGGATTTCACCTAATGTATGAAatagataataaaaaaatacatgagtCTTATAGAATGCGGGTTTTGGATTGCATAACTCCAGCTGTTTACATAGTAAAATTCTAGACTCAAATTTAGTTGAAATTTCTCCTATTTCAAGACAACTCTACCAACCACTCCTCTATCTTTGAAACAGATGTCCATTGTCCAGGACCTTTATGCCAACATCCAACGTCCCCACCATGACCATGGAGACAGCCCCATGCTCAGGGCAGGGGAAATCAGCATGGAGGGATACATGGAGAAACTACCCATGGGTAGAAGGAGAGCCTCGTTCATCAAGAAGTGGAAGAAACGCTACTTCAGGGCCAAACAAGGAAACCTCTTCTACTATGAGGTTTGTGTGCTGGGATTATTATTAGTTATTCTATGAAAAGGTTCTTAAGGGATTTATAGGAACTTATAATGTGTTGAATTTATTGAGTGtgaatgttttcttcttctacTTTCTGcctaggtagtagttaaaaagtaggacagttcgtttcagaactgaaaagtaCCCCAAAATCAGAAACCCTACTCAGCGGTAGTAAAatataagcaagacagttctctaaagaaaaaccaatctacctggcaagcagacacacacatggtgtaattgcaaaccaaatatatattttgttaatcGAAAGTAGCTTTTTTTGACTTCATCCCAAATAACACTGCACACAATatacatgaaaataaaatgttcctTAAGAAATACTTTGGTACCTCGTATCAATGAACAGAACCATAGTGTCAGATGCCAAAATCTTGACATCATTATTTATAAATGTCAGTGACACTTTAATGCAATGTGAGGAGACAAGCATAGACTTACACAAGTTTGTTATAACATACGGAAAAATGACTCAGAGAGCTACAAAGTAATTGTTCCGCTTTGGGCTGTAAAGAATCATCCAAACCTACGTCTGCGAGAGTCTTGTGCGTTGGTAATACCTCATTTATAAAAAGCAACAGTTAGCATGACATCATATGCCAGAAATAAAGCCTGATTTGTAAAAGATAATTTAGATGGTGACATTTTACTGTGCTGCGAGCCTGCACTGCATaggtaatgtttttattttggaaaaAGTTACTCACAGTAACAGTCCTCAAAACAAAAGgaagattttaaaaatatttgggggcacataataataatgataacaataataataataataataagaaaacaCATTTACATTCACATTTAAATGACACCTTACAGGGGAAAGAATGTGACACTATAAAGCTGAACTGACTGCTTGAAAAATAGCAAGACCTTAACTTAATAATCTTGTGTCCCATCTACAGGTTAAACAAAACTGAACTTTTGCGGTTGGCTTTTTATAGACGAAATCATATGAGCATGTCTCAACATTCTGTAAACCAGGTCAGGCTTTGACCCTGAGTTCATACATTATcaaaagcccggttcatacttcctgcgaatgcgaatgagAAGTTTTGAAGTCACAAGTTTGCAACGAAGgatttgcatcagttgactcaaatcctgcaaaacattctctgcaaaaacagccatgtgacattAAAACCTGTATCGCATTCATGTCGCACGAAGTATGAGCAAGGCTTTACtgatgtttggtttgtttttccaTGTGGTTGGGGGTTGTGGGTGTGGGCCTGGTCATTAACTTTTCATATTGTTACTGCTGTACTGATACACAACAATCGCTTGCTATTTATAAATACCCCAGaaagtttcactattcctattggtggagagcacgtcacatggTGTTGTCTAAACGTGTGATATAATCACGGCTAGAAGTGTTTAAACAATAGGTGTGGCGTGCAAGCTTTACGCTTGGCACTAATTTACGCGTGATACAATCAATTATACAGCGATTAGTGCGCATGTGTTCAACACCTTGTACCAcgcttttattccctttttaaagccagtggacactattggtaaatgtcaaagaccagtcttctcacttgctgtatctcaacatatgcataaaataacaaacctctgaaatttgagctcgattggttgtcggagttgcgagataactaagtaactaagaaagaaaaaaacacccttgtcacacgaagttgtgtgctttcagatgcttgatttcaagacctcaaattctaaacttttggtctcgaaatcaaattgtggaagattacttctttctcaaaaactactccacttcagagggagccgtttcttacaatgttttatactaccaacctctccccattacttgttaccaagtaaggttttatgctactaatcattttgagtaattaccaatagtgtctatgcCTTTAAGAAGATTGTGAGATGTTTGTCTAGGTTAAAACCTCCTTGCACCCACTACCTTGAGCTACTTCCCTGAGTGTGCATTCCCTGCCATTCCTGACATTCACCCTTcactctctctctccctctctctgcAAGTCCTGTTTTTGTATAACAAGAACTCCTTCAAGGACAAACAATTCCCTTCCTCTTTCCTGACTACCCACGGGACTCTATACCTATTTATAAAGGCAGTAATACAGTCACAAGTTTCCCCCCAGAATTCGTAATTGGCATGTTATTCCATTGCCTTAATTTATTGGGATTATAAATAGCATGTGGATGTTTTCAGGAAGTTGGGAAGGTTTATTTGTGTTCCGAACACAGTAATCCAATGAAATTTGAGAGATTACGTCGTTCAGAACAGAGTGTTGTTTTGCTATGATTTGAGAATGCAATATTTACTTTCATTCTACACTGAAAGTAAAAGAGATTATAGTATCTTGACCTTTGTATTGGATGGCTTTGATCATCTTGTTAACTTGTTTTATCACAGCACTGTTTAGAGGTTTTTAAATTTCTATGTTTGTGCATATTTTAggataatataataaataataataataataataataagacttgtaatgcgcacatatccaccctgctgggtgttcaaggtgcagtaaaaccaaaaacaaaacaaaaacaaaacacaaaacaaagaaaaaaacagacacaacaaaaacctgtgacataagataggttttgagaagagacttgaattttgtggtacaaacacaagatcgaagattaagtggtagagagttccagatgcgtggcgcggctgaagaaaaagacctgtcaccccatgagtgtcgagacttgggttcaatgaggagaagcatggaataTGTGATACCAAGGCACTGATAGTGTTTTTTTACAgtttaaaaaacttttaaaaatgtgacTGACAGAAGGACGGCAACTACTTTGATAGTtgttaatatgcctgtgattttgcttacagaactcgggaaagtactgagtaaacagtgcgatcacacatcagtgtatatgttaaaacaaaatgaataaaatgttgatgtttgaAAACTTTTGTTTCTTCAATAGGATCACAAAGCAAAGAAATCTCTTGGATATATTCAGCTCATTGGCGGCCGCATAACAGAGATCAGCAACAAATGCATCGAGGTGACTGATTTGGTGAGTCACGTGCTAGATATGCATAGAGCACCTGCCCTCTTGTTTCAGAGTCGGTGTCAGAAGCGGGATGCACAAGCCTGTGGACATCACCCAACTGTATTCTCCTTATTAATGGATTTCCTGTGATTGggcttggtttttgtttgtagtGTTAGACAGTTTATTGGGAGAGATAGACAATCAGATTACATTGGGAGTGAATCTTTTGGGCATGCAAGGAGGCTGAGGGGCCGATGATACTGTTGTTTTAACCCGGAATTCTAGGGATGATTTCATTGACCATGAAGGGTTTGTAggcagtggggggggggggggcagtcagAACAACTTAACTGTCTGACCTTGGTGACTAGTCTCTATGGAGGCTAAAAGTTAAACTGAAAGTTAAAATCAGGAGACTTGCCTAAATGTAGTAGGTTGGGTTTCAATCCCACTTACTGTCATCTGAgtccaaatgtttttttgttttttttatgtaaaaaaaattgtgtacagactgtgcaagtctcgcacatATTATTTGAACTTTTGCAACCAAGTTGGTCCCAAAGCAAATTGAATTTTGCAGGGAAtacacagcctgtgctgccaggTATGTAGCGCACCAAACTAACCCAACCAAAAGAACAAGCTCTGCCCTTACAAGTATCCATTTACCTCCTGGGTGAAAGAGAAGTGTttacagttaagtgtcttgctgaaggacacaagtgtcataaccagggttcaaacccacaccctgaaggcttcaatcaattaattagagggaatttatatagcgccaaaataGACCAAAACTTTCAAAGCCACCATTGAATTCGTTGCTCTTAACTactaggccatgacaccccaTAATGAAAGACTAGTGTTTGAATTTGAATCCCTTTGTCCCACGCAGAGAGGTCGAGTACTCCTGCTCCGATGCAGCAGTCGgatggagtttgaagactggaAAGTCATCCTGAATGCAGAGAGTGGCGCTTACAACACAACTCCCAAGTCACCTTGTGTGTCTACTACAAATAGTGTCAGAAAGGTACATTGGTTGCAGTGGATTCAATTATTGGAAACCACCCATTTTTCTGGTACACCCAAATTTAAAACCAGAAGCCACCCCCTCCCCTTCCACTTCCTCCAATaacataaaacaacaattcACGAATGAAATGTTTGATGCAATAAATAGCCTTCCCCAAAATGAAATTTCTTTGCCTTGCTTGCACCCCCCCTCCCTCGAATGAAATTGTCTAGTCATGCCAGCATTTAAAACGTGTCACTGAAACTGAGCTGAATAATTGCTGTTCAGAACTTGTTCATGAATAACAGCTGCATTACATGAAAGCAAAAATAACGGGCATTTTCTATTTGGAAATTAAATATAAACTGCCGACCAGTTAATATATCAGGCTGCATGGTTTTCATTAGCAAATCAATATGgttgaaaacaaatcatttgatTCAATGGAATACTCAAATGATTATCAGGTTCATTTGTTTTCCACAGTATCATTAGATAAAAGACATTACCACTCAAGAGTGATCACTTCAAAGAGTACATCTTTACAGTAAAAATATTCATCAAGATCTTGATGACAACAAGAGGGATCGATTTTAAAAGCAGAGCTTGTAGGCAATGTCCCTACAAACATGCATTATAATTTCCTCTAAGAACTAGGAATTGcttgtaaaatttattttactttattcTACTTCCCCAACCCTCAGCACATTGCCATCGTTGATCTGGGAGGTTGCTCCGTCCGAGCGGGAGTCCTTTCCGACGTGGATTCCCCCCAACCACAAATCTTCTTCCCGTGTGTCGTAGCCACCAACACCAAACACAAAGATCGGGTGTTTTACGGCTACGAGGCTTTGTCACCTGAAGTGAGGGCTGTGTCTAAGCTGTCGTCACCGTTCCGCAACCCATCTCACCAGGAGCAGGTAAAGGTACTGTAGCCCCCATTCCAGTTCTCTAATTGTTACTGGCATGACAGTGCTGTAGAAGCATGATGCTTGAGAGTCTTGCACGTAACATGCTGGCTAATGACGGGGCTCATTAAAAGAAGATTAATATTGGCAAAGGTGTAAATTGCTTGCAAGATCAGCTTTGTATATTACTGCAGTACGCATCTTCTGTGCCCATTTAAGACACCTATGTCATGGCAACTGCATAGTattttttatcttcaagtacgcgctaatcctccaatcagattcgcagaatggagtggtgataaaaacctatattgcacggctaatatcactaccatgcgtcttgtgtgttctatgtcacgtgccaagtttgcttgaagataaatacttTATCACACGCGTGCTCGtggaaatacaaaaaatatagcgcgtctgcgtcccatatccaactcggcttTCAGCCTCgatcgttggatatgggacgcagaagcgctatatttgtccatattccactcatgcttgtgtgataacttatattgtatattcgttttggttttacccttacaccaatgtgtgttagcactcagtgctttcccaagttttgtaaaaaataatcacaggcatattacatggacgggattcaaacccacaacctttgcaattctagagcagggtctttaccaactagaccaccgagattgcccagatTTTGTATAATTTGACCCATTGGGATCCTTAGGAAAAACTCCTGCTACTAACAAATTGTCTGCACCATCAGCTTTTTCTCTACATGAAAACGTTTCTGAAAACTTGAAAAACTAGTTGGACTATTTTGGGGTTGAAAGAACAAAGTATAATTATGAGTGAGAATTTTAATCTGagacctctggattaacttGCCGgggctccaccaactgagctatctagctctgatgttggcagtctccttatTTTGTATATCTTTGTTAAGGGTGCCCTTAAGGTTTATTATAACTCACATCATTTGACTTTTTTTGTTACGCCTGTCTTTTGCAGTTTTTTGTGAGTTCCAAGAAATTATGGCTGTAACATTCCATAAACAAAATATCGacatttacatgtattacggagtaaagcatTAAGTCATTAAGTAACAGTcaacataaatgtaataaatagaGTATGGAGCCGTTTTTTAAGCATTACCTTGTTAAAAACAggtagcttgtaaaaaacagcCAGACAAAGAAACATGAcaaccagacagacagacagacagacagacaaaaggACAGATGATCTAGGACATGACAAAAACGAGTTTGTTATAATAGTGACCCCAAAGTCAGCATAAAGTCGCAAAATGTCAGTAGAACGTCTAGCCATATGTGACCGATGTTGTTTAGGTTGTTTTTAAATAAGTTGCTCTTCCCCCATGTGTTAATTATTTCCGATCCATGGATTTAGTAGTCTATTTCTAACTCCATGGTTTTTGACACACGGCCAATTGATAAATATAATGTAGCTCTATAATGAATCCAAATTTTTATCAGGAGCCAACAGATTTAACCAAATTATTGGCTGATTGTTGCAGCTGCTATACTCATCACGCCCTTAATGGCAAAGGggcattgcattgcattgctGTTGAAGGGTGTTTGGGTCAATATTTGCCCTTACAAAAAAGTCCTATCAggactgatacttcacggaggcaacaaaggcgattgcctcaatgccccatggtcattgcctaggtgcctttgaaatgctacagtagaaatttacaatttcctcatagggtgccctttaccaaggagaaaatgccttggtgcccttgccctttcaaacacaAAGCATACAGATCTGTATCATCTATAGGCGAATTACATATAGAATCCTACAGGATTTAAATAGGGATTCCTGTAGaattcttatttatttttcgTCATTTCTTTGATTCCTATGAAGATTCCTATAAGAttcttatagtttttttttgcaggggTGAATATGTGGCCTACGACAAACCATAGAGCTAAAGGACA
This window encodes:
- the LOC139934121 gene encoding uncharacterized protein isoform X3, coding for MVLNEGQGMELEDTARVFQDAIHKLQHEYKRLSHIQYSDEEEDGGSFATSEQKLNKLCVRNRKCLSRLMAVEWEAEKKSESSSELSSEISSDDLTDQQDSDCSENSSECSSCLSHKRDTQTFAELESISEEEVPEGQRPTDLESCRDFVQSLAAQVEAMQEAIRKSKESILEVSDNKKACVRNKHSSKKKLRVGSDVYSDVAEEEPPIPDYVYSLNGSGMEDDGSYETPMKCREKAQNGSVLHNNNHHHHHNHHQSSLNNSLDQSEYEEVLRVPRRHHSRPESSQNYMAVSSMYINTELPMSNLLRTDDNNHKVSQKKTTVDDTAIYEFPPAEDCSEIGEDCGSSLRGSLSSNNHDDIIYKYDGPIVFGSTDTSEVVHIEERDSVKKWDPMSIVQDLYANIQRPHHDHGDSPMLRAGEISMEGYMEKLPMGRRRASFIKKWKKRYFRAKQGNLFYYEDHKAKKSLGYIQLIGGRITEISNKCIEVTDLRGRVLLLRCSSRMEFEDWKVILNAESGAYNTTPKSPCVSTTNSVRKHIAIVDLGGCSVRAGVLSDVDSPQPQIFFPCVVATNTKHKDRVFYGYEALSPEVRAVSKLSSPFRNPSHQEQVKFKLSMQTVEGLLDMAFTELGIDPIAYQIMVIVPFNLGVKTTEKLVEMVFDRFNAEGVYVQEQSLMALYSYKATSGIVVNIGERIDVVPIVEGYFIQKGVYRLPFGGRHITEHLRRLLTEGGYRFFTEVEMYIARYLKEKACFVAQDYHAELKFCSLDPELCSTYIDVEKYDIPNGSGAIKLDYSRFRSTEGLFHPEVWGKDHPGLHTLVYNAIQACHVDKRKQMCRCIYLCGGTTMLPGLAERLRSELCRMLPKSSPVKVHASPERYHSAYYGATVLANLAAFDNMCITKEEWKQLGPTSLTKWQNA